TTGATACACAGAAGGATCAGACCAGGGCGGAGGTGACTCTCAGTATGTCCCTGTATCGCCCAAGTCTGTGCAGAATACAAAATCCTTCAGTGCAAGGTCTGCATAACCAGCAATGCAAGTAATTGTTTTGTGATGGAATGGAAAAGGGGAGTTCCCCAAGGGATGCCCCCAACAAGGACAGTCACTTAAACTCTTACTCCTTTGACTCCCTTAAAACAGAAGCTTTGCCAATTGTTTCTGCACATTTCCAGCAGAGGACAACGTGCAGGAACTACCTTTGTTAACTTTTCACCATCCTTCTTCCATCCTGACCATACGTGGTTCATAGAGCGGAATCATCATTCGCTTCTTTTCTGgtaatctttttcttcttcttcttcttcactaCTCTGGGCAATGTTGTGTCCTCTGTACATCTGCCTTCTTGCCTCTTACACTCTCCATCAACGGAGCACAGAGTCTCGTTGCTGATCTGGCAACATCCTGCTGTCTTGTGTTCACTATTATGCTCTCCTCtagctttcttctttcttttctttttcttcttttggtcGTCCTCTGTGCACTCCTGTTTGTGAGCCTGGCTGGAATCCGTAGGCATCACAGAAAAAGCACTTTGCTTCAAGATATCTGCTGCTGACACAGCAGCCTCTTGGTATTTCTGCCATTCCTGGTCACTGTCCAGCTCACTGGAAGGGTTGCAAACAAAGTGGGAGGTAAGTATGTTACACTTTCATTCTGAATTCACCCAAAACACAGACTCTGAGATTAGCATAATCGTGATAAATGTAATGGATTTGTGACTCAAAAACATATTCCAGTGACCACTTAACCAGTCTGTACTCCAAGCTGCCCTTTAAATGCATTATGTGCATTGGAAAAATGAATGCAACCTCTAGTTAAAATTCCTAGTTTCCCTGCACTAGGAAAAATCTTTTTCCAAAGTCAAATGTAAAAGGAATCTCTGAAACAGCATGGAATATTTTTAGGAACAAAGTAGCAGACTAACATCTCACCTAGAACTAGAAGGTCGTCGCCTCCTGGCTAAGAGCGGAGGTTTAGATTTCCCACTATCTCCTGGAACAGATGAAGAGAATAAGCGAAAACCTAAGAAATACAAAAAGGAACAGGGGGAAATAAATAGGTTAGCAAACGATTTTAGCCAAGATATAAAACAGTCAGCAGCAGCAATCCCTCTATGAGGCAACAGTGGTGTCAACCCTCACATGGAATTTACGTTGGCCTGAAGAACTAGAAGGTATTAGTTAAGCTTTCTGCACTATTACATGAAGGTAACAACCCCTGCTGATATTAACAGGAAGTTCTTCTACCGCACTCTTTCTTTAATCTAGAGCACTGTATGAGCTAATACCAGATAGAATTCATTACATTTGTGCCAGTGGAGAGCTATTAGATGAGTGCTGACAACAGTGATTGTACTTGGAACTCACCATCGTCTTCAGAGTCAGCTGTTTGCGTGGAATTCCGTGCAGGACCTGATGAATCCTCCAAGACAGTGATGTAGCTATAAGGAAGACCACAGTCTGATTTTaggaaaggaaacaaatattCAATTTTATGTAGCCAGGCTGAGTTTAAGAAGTTGGAAATGTTAAACAAGATTAAAGTGAGCAGTTAAGTAACCTTCACTcagttaatttaaatatttttactttcataGCTAACTCCACAGAGCACAGCCATTTCATTCAGAAGTGTGGCACATAGAAACTATCGACATGTAACATTCCAAGCAGCCAACCCACATTGTATCCGAAGCCCATTAGTTCCCATGGGCCATACTTCCACATTAAAGAAAGGCAGCAGTAATCTGCAATTAGGCGAAGTCTTTGAACACCTACCATGATGCCAGCACAGCTCTGAGTTAGGCTGAATTTGTTTGTTGTATGGATAAGTTGAAAAAAAGATCACACACGTGGACTAGATAATTTCCTGAACAGATTCAAAGCCTGGTCATAAATGGAGGTGGCTCTGGTGAATCTCAATCCTATCTATTCCCTTCCCAACACAGAACACTGAGCACTGAAGCTAACAAGAAAGGCTCTGTAGCACACACCAGGTCTACTACATTACCAATGGGTGAATAGGACAAGGGTCAGTTCACGAGCATTAGGAGCTCAGTCACAAGCCAGCAGTATGCACAGGGATGtaagaaacaagaaaagaaacaatCTTTCCTCAAAATACAAGATGTTTCCCATGGAAAAAAGATGTATTTAACTCTTCAGTTATTCACACTTCTACCACTCAAGGGTATTGACACTGCTCTTGCAAGGGAAGGTTATGACTTAGGCTGATTTAATCTCTTAACACTGTGCTTTGGTACTGGTTACCTGTCTAATATTGCTCCCAGTTTCTTTGCAACATGTGCTCTGAACTCTGGTGTGGTCTGTAATTCGTTGCCATCTCTGTCATGGTCATTCACCTTCTGTctgtttgaaataaaaacaatgtgTGATCTCCCTCAGACCCAGTAACCATCTGCTGCTTTCACCTAAAACTGAAGACTGGGGACTGGCAATGGGATAGAGCACCTTAGACCACTAAGTGAGCGATTCAAATCCAGCTCAGACTGATAGTGGCCAAAAGCCACTACCATCAGAAGACTGTTCACTAGGATGTGTGAAGCTAGCTTGGGTGGTCTCAGTATGGTTCCCAAAAGACAGATGTCCACATTCCCTAAGCATCAACAACATAACTGGTATTAACTGACCTTTTGCTGAGAGTCTCAGCAGCACAGGCCAAGGATTGGAGCTTGAATGCTCCTCTCATTCCTTTGTCCCTGAAGAACAGAGTTGGGGGTATATCAGCAATGTGCTGCTGCTCACTCCAAACCTGCCCCTGAAGGGAGGACTTTATTAAAAGTTGCCAGATTGTAAGCATAGTCTCCAAGCCTATCAAAGAAAAATATTGAGAATGAAGACAGGAGAACGTGGACTCCACCACAAGGCTTCTAAACCAGGGATTACTTCCCCCATTAATCAGGGGAAATATTTGGTCACTTAGTATTCAGTTGTGGACAAAAGACAATGTCTTATAATGGAAAGGGTCAGGTAACCTTAACTACTGTATAGGCAGCACAAGTTCTGCCTATAATCACGGTTTCATTTTGCTTCACGCAAACAGCACTCTGAAATCCAGAAAAAATACCTGAGACTGGGCTGAACTGATAATAACTTGTCCTTCCCAAAGCCACCTGATAAAACAAAGCAAAGGCAAATTAGAAATCTCCAAGACTAAAACATCTTTAATCCTAATTCCACTGTAGATGATTTTACAGCGTAAAAGTAATTTTTGGAAGATAGAATAGTGGTCGCATTCAAAGGAGGATACGGATATgatttgaaacatttttcaagCAAACTACATGTCAAGTGACTAACTCCACTTGCTAAAATAATGCAACACGAGTTTAATACTGAACCCAACATCTACTGGAGGGAAGTATCCAGCTATGGCAAGaatctaatatatcttttctatTATGATCCTAAATGGAAGGCAAGCCAAGTCCTCCATTGATAGTACCATATATCACATACTCTATGacacagagccccatggagagccAAACTTTGAAGTTTGAATTCTGGGGCTTGACAGAAAGGCTGCCAAATCTGATTAGCATTTTTAGATGGGCTTCCTAGAAGTAGGGTGAGGTACAGATGAAGGTCACTGGCAGGGTGAAGACACAAGATAGAGTAAGTCTAAAGCTATCTGGCTAGTTAGCTACTGATTAAGTTACCCAGAAATTCAGTCTGGATTGAGTAGCTGGATACTATGTCTGGTTTAAGTGGAGCCTACTGATTTAATTTATATaaagatgatttttttctttcagcaaCCTCTGTATTACTGGGCCTTTGATTTTTTTACATTGTACAGGCTCATTTTCTAAGAAAAATCGAAAGAAAGTCTTCAGTCACAACATGTCAAAACCTCTGCTGAGAGTATAAAGAAAGTATATGGTTCTCTCACAGAGACAAGAACATTAGGTAACACCTACATTTTAAACCTTCTGTCTGATTAAACAGCAGAGACAAAGCATTGTCCAGCGTTTAATATGAggcaagttttttttgtttttttttttaaacagggctgTTGAGGGCCCCATCCAAATTGtaacaaatgaattttttttggtgggtgggTTCATCTGCAATGCTAGAGAACTATTGCAAGAGTCACTCTGCAGCAGAGAGGGAGCCAAGATGCATATTCCCAAATCATGTTACTGTCCTAAATGATTAAAGCTTTAGTATGGTCAGGAACATCAATGGATGCAGTCTACACTCCAGGACTGAACTATATTTTAACCATACAACAAGGGAATACTGTATTAAAACCCTGTCTACAAAGCAGTAGCTATCAAAGTTTAGACAGGATCTTAGAAGATTTCCAGATTTTCTACTCTCTCAGCATTCAAGCAAGCAGACTTGGACAGCATGCAAGACACTCTTTGCACTTATCCAGAAAAACAGTGGTAGGACAGCATGGGGAGTAAGGAGCCAGCATAGaaaaaggatttttcttctgtataTTAATTCCTCAGATGTAATTCAAAGTATGATCCATAACTCAACTGTGTGACTTATACCAAGGTCAGGTACAGTGAAGAAAGGTAGACAAGACACCAGACATGATTCATGATGCTAGAGAATCCTCAGTCCTCCCAATTCTTTCTTTTTGAGATTCATTATTTCAGACTTATTTTAAAGACCGTTTTTAAGAAGTGTTTTCTTACAGAGAGTGCAGGTTAGCATGAGATTTAATAtgccactttttaattttttaacataATCTATCCCTGCTTGAGTCGGGTCTGAGTTCACCATTAGTTTAGTTCCTACACCAACTGTACTCTAGACACAATCATAATTACACATAAAGCTGCTCAGTTAGTAATGGAGGAGCAAAACTGCCTTTGAAAGGCCacactgtggggggcaggggcttgcACCCACCTACTGTCCCTTAAGGCCCTCCAGCACCCAAAATCCAGAGCTAGCCACCTCGCCTGCTTTGGGGTCTGGCTGCTCTTACTGAGATGTGGGCCAGCCACAGGCTCGGCTACTACCCAGGGACCAGAGAGGCAGGAACGGAATTGGGGTGTGACAGCCCAGGGCACTCCACCGGATCAGGGGAGTCCAGTCCCCGCTTCCCTGGGTGCTGCCCCCACCCATAGGAGGGGAAGCGCCTGCTCTCGGTCGGACCTGTCGCCACCAAAACACAGGACCCCAGCGTCACCCCCAGCCGCCCTACCGCTGCCGGGCTCCGGCGGAACCACCGCCGCCCGCCACCCAGCCGGGTCCCAGGCGGCCTCGCGAAACCGCTCCAAGTCCTCCGCGCTGCTGCTCTCCGAGTCCGAAACATTCGCGCCACAGCCACCCCTGAGCGCCGCCATCTTGGAAACCCCACAGCATCCTGGGACTTGTAGTCCAGGCCACAGTGACAGGGGACCGAGAGCCCTCTGCTGATCCCATCCGTTTGCAAGTTCCTGCTCCGGCGGGGAGACTCCATGACCTCGCCTCTCCCTCAAGTGGAAGGGGTGAGGGAGTGGAGAGCACTTCCTCAGTGGGGCTggtttgggtggggtggggttgggttgGCATGCTTGTATCTCCCTCTGCAGGGGTCCTGTTTCATCTAATCCATTTAAAATCTGTTCTGAATGATCGTTTAATTGAAGGGGACCATATGGAGATTTatgacagtgtttctcaacctttcagGTTGGCAACCCCTTAttcaaagtaaaaaataaaaataaaaatcattagcTGCTTACATTTACTGTAAGAGTGAAAAATGTATCAATGACAAGCCtatgtatttgtgtatgtgttttgaGAAGTTGACAGAGAATCCTTGACCTTGAAAGGCAAAGGTGTGCAGGGACTGCAGGgatgagattttctttgctttagattgtaATGGAAATGTTCAACATCTCACTACCAGCCTTGTTGCCTTTTTTGAtgtccctggggggggggtgtccacGATCCACTGCGTGAAAAACATTGATTTATGGCATTCAAAACCAAGTGTTGATGTACAGTCATCCACAGCACTCTGATATCACAGAGGGAGCAGAAAGTGTCTGCTAGGATTCATCTCATATGATAACCTTTCACTGCATGGTTAAGTGGAAGGAAATTACCTCTCAAAAGCAGATGGGGAGAGGGTCACAAGGTGCATAAGAATCCAGTAAAACATGGAAAAAATGTCAAGTAGGCAGTATCTATTCTGTATCAAGAGGGGTGAAACACATTGGTACTGCAGTGTAAAATAAATCTGCATTGTCACTACCTGTTGTATAACAGTTCTGTGCATACAGGGAAGACAGTCTCCAAAGATCTCAAATAGGCAGACACAATTTACTATCAAACTCaaaacttgattaaaaaaaacaacaacacaaaagGAACTGCACTGCCTTCCACTGTCAACCAACCTGCTTAAACCATCTCTGGACCTTTCCCCATGACATACTGTATGCTTTGTAGCCATTTCTTACAACTGCCAGTTGTAAGACTTTGATGTCTATTATTAGGAGAATTGGAATTTCCATAATGGATCACATCAGTAGTTTTAGTCCAGTACTGTGTCTATGCCAACGATGAACACCAGATGCTTCCAAGTGCAGTGTAAAAACCTCCTCTGACATTTGTATGATACCTGTTTATACAGGACTTACATGGTTTAGGATGCCAGTGATGGCCCTGTCCCTTTAGAGATGGGGATTTTGGAAGATATATATAATTCAGAAAGATAGCTGGGAGCTAAAGTCCCATAGCACATGATTAGGAGCAAGCATGTCATCTGCAGAAGACAGGATATAAAGCTTCCTCTTTCTCAGGCAGGGTCTTGTAGACAAAGACCTGTCTTCTCAGCCCAAGAAGGACTAACTCAAGGCCCAGAGTTTTCTCAGCTCAGGCCCTTCCTTCAGGGTGTAGTTTATTcttcaaacaaacaacaacaaaaaatcacaaaataacaCCAAAACAAAGCAATTTTCCTGCCCAAAGCAGTCTGTAGGGGTCTAGAAACTGCTCCGCCTCTGGTCTAGGCCTGCCACAGGAGTCACAGCAGCTCTTCTTCAACTGAGCTCTTAGCCCTTTAGAAGTCACCATTCACCTGACACTTTTCCAGCAAGATCTGATAACCAAAGAGGGCTGGCTCTAGGCCCTTAAGGGGCAGACGACCTTGTTACGTCCCTGTTCACTTTCTATGAACAATACATTGAATAACATTTTTCTTATTCACCTTCTCTCTAAACAAGCTTAACTTTTTCAGCTTCTTCTAGTATGGAAGTGTTTCCACactgatcatctttgttgcccatCTTTGGATCTCTTCTATTAGTTATCTTTTAAAGGAGGAAATTATGTCTACAAGTGAATAGCATTTCAGATGAGGaggtactatggatttatatggcattacaatatttttaatattgtcTTCTATCCCATTCTTTTGATAAATTaacatctaatttatttttaactgcCTTTGTGCattgcgccatttccagcacaaatcctggttttctcaccctccacttagccactcccagtctctatttaagcctaaattaatagtatccaataggcttaaatagagactgggagtggctaagtcattatgcaaggtagcctatttcctct
This genomic stretch from Lepidochelys kempii isolate rLepKem1 chromosome 15, rLepKem1.hap2, whole genome shotgun sequence harbors:
- the C15H12orf43 gene encoding protein CUSTOS: MFRTRRAAARRTWSGFARPPGTRLGGGRRWFRRSPAAVALGRTSYYQFSPVSGLETMLTIWQLLIKSSLQGQVWSEQQHIADIPPTLFFRDKGMRGAFKLQSLACAAETLSKRQKVNDHDRDGNELQTTPEFRAHVAKKLGAILDSYITVLEDSSGPARNSTQTADSEDDGFRLFSSSVPGDSGKSKPPLLARRRRPSSSSELDSDQEWQKYQEAAVSAADILKQSAFSVMPTDSSQAHKQECTEDDQKKKKKRKKKARGEHNSEHKTAGCCQISNETLCSVDGECKRQEGRCTEDTTLPRVVKKKKKKKITRKEANDDSAL